A portion of the Tenacibaculum todarodis genome contains these proteins:
- a CDS encoding pentapeptide repeat-containing protein, which yields MKNTATLLFLLFITAGFSQKTIHASDLLKDIKDGKKITISNATIEGVLDLTYMDEALPKLPKRKKWWNNGGSNEVTKIIESKISFINCVFTDDVLAYIPDEDSGYTFTADFESTVTFKDCTFERKAMFKYSDFERDTDFSGSKFKDDNTFKYAKFDRAISFNNTIFEEPATFKYAEFRENVSFANSIFKETATFKYSKFKDGVSFNNTKFQEDLNLKYTKVTGEFDIKNMEVNYEIDTKYTSINGRGFSKSDLKNK from the coding sequence ATGAAAAATACAGCTACACTACTATTTCTTTTATTTATAACTGCAGGGTTTTCTCAAAAAACTATCCATGCTTCAGATTTATTAAAAGACATTAAAGACGGAAAAAAAATTACAATTTCTAATGCAACTATAGAAGGTGTTTTAGATTTAACTTACATGGATGAAGCTTTACCAAAACTACCAAAAAGAAAAAAATGGTGGAATAACGGCGGCAGTAACGAAGTAACAAAAATTATAGAAAGCAAAATTTCATTTATAAACTGTGTATTTACAGATGATGTTTTAGCTTATATTCCAGATGAAGACAGTGGTTATACATTTACAGCCGATTTTGAAAGCACAGTTACTTTTAAAGATTGTACGTTTGAACGCAAAGCTATGTTTAAGTATTCTGATTTTGAACGTGATACAGACTTTTCTGGATCAAAATTTAAAGATGATAATACTTTTAAGTACGCAAAATTTGATAGAGCAATTAGCTTTAATAACACCATTTTTGAAGAACCTGCTACTTTTAAATATGCTGAGTTTAGAGAAAATGTAAGTTTTGCAAATTCAATTTTTAAAGAAACTGCAACGTTTAAATATTCTAAATTTAAAGATGGTGTATCTTTTAATAACACCAAGTTTCAAGAAGATTTAAATTTAAAATATACTAAGGTTACTGGCGAATTTGACATCAAAAATATGGAAGTTAATTATGAAATTGACACAAAATACACCTCAATTAACGGTAGAGGTTTTAGTAAGTCCGATTTAAAAAACAAATAA
- a CDS encoding helix-turn-helix domain-containing protein, whose amino-acid sequence MNLTYYDIEKTGHLVDEFYHISYSENALPFNIVMMPFGFSGFTFIYNNGQKAKIGKKENELKKLVINGQFYKSYNFLVEEVGYSCGINFKPTALHKLTNLDISKFTNKHSTPELMNNDFSTKFQVIFNSHNNDFDSLFNNLESLLLSFPLIENKNTKAIDNVIELIHKEQGMLSVKDLLAVIPFGQKTLETQFKKIVGLTPSKYMRIYRFKKLMEKYEKNKIELKDLVYMYDYYDESHFAKDFKSFTSKSPKEYFKKDFTLIKEALKN is encoded by the coding sequence ATGAATCTAACTTATTATGATATAGAAAAAACTGGCCATTTGGTAGATGAATTCTATCATATTTCTTATTCAGAAAATGCGCTACCTTTTAATATTGTTATGATGCCTTTTGGTTTTTCTGGATTTACTTTTATTTATAACAATGGGCAAAAAGCAAAAATTGGAAAAAAAGAAAATGAACTTAAAAAATTAGTAATTAATGGCCAATTTTACAAGTCTTATAATTTTTTAGTTGAAGAAGTTGGTTATTCTTGTGGTATAAATTTTAAGCCAACTGCTTTGCATAAACTAACAAATTTAGATATATCTAAGTTTACAAATAAACATAGTACTCCCGAGCTAATGAACAACGATTTTTCTACTAAATTTCAAGTAATTTTTAACTCACATAATAATGATTTTGATAGTTTATTTAATAATTTAGAAAGCTTATTACTAAGCTTTCCATTAATTGAAAACAAAAATACCAAAGCAATAGACAATGTTATAGAGTTAATACATAAAGAGCAAGGAATGCTATCTGTAAAAGATTTATTAGCAGTAATACCTTTTGGTCAAAAAACGTTAGAAACTCAGTTTAAAAAAATAGTTGGTTTAACTCCTTCTAAATACATGAGAATTTATCGCTTTAAAAAATTAATGGAAAAATATGAAAAAAATAAAATTGAATTAAAAGATTTAGTTTATATGTATGATTATTATGATGAATCTCATTTTGCGAAAGATTTTAAATCATTTACATCTAAATCTCCTAAAGAATACTTTAAAAAAGATTTTACGCTAATAAAAGAAGCTTTAAAAAATTAA
- a CDS encoding head GIN domain-containing protein — protein sequence MKFKITTLLLMLLFINGKLKAQETIKLNNSFDKVIVSPHIETVFIKGNEQAITIENISVPREKFKYELENGTLQVYLEGAKTYTKNKKIVYGDHKTKVPLYKNKVVKVTITYTDVAIFSLRGEEKITFQSPLIQEACKLRIYGKSEVTISNIEVDKLNVTIYGESFLNIEKGTINKQRITAYGASNVMASDVISKETKITAYGDGTFQFNASKKIKVTAYGEATILYKGDATLKKGLIIGESKIRKVQ from the coding sequence ATGAAATTTAAAATAACTACTTTACTACTAATGCTATTATTTATCAACGGTAAATTAAAAGCACAAGAAACTATTAAGCTTAACAATAGTTTTGACAAAGTAATAGTAAGTCCTCATATAGAAACAGTTTTTATAAAAGGAAATGAGCAAGCTATTACAATTGAAAATATTAGTGTTCCAAGAGAAAAATTTAAATACGAATTAGAAAATGGAACCTTACAAGTTTATTTAGAAGGAGCAAAAACCTATACTAAAAACAAAAAAATAGTATATGGAGACCATAAAACAAAAGTTCCATTATATAAAAATAAAGTAGTTAAGGTAACTATTACATATACAGATGTAGCAATATTTTCTCTAAGAGGAGAAGAAAAAATAACATTTCAGTCACCCTTAATTCAAGAAGCATGTAAATTAAGAATTTACGGGAAGTCAGAAGTTACAATTAGTAACATAGAAGTAGATAAACTAAACGTAACTATCTATGGAGAAAGTTTTTTAAATATCGAAAAAGGAACCATAAATAAGCAAAGAATAACAGCTTATGGCGCAAGTAATGTTATGGCATCAGATGTTATTTCAAAAGAAACAAAAATAACCGCTTATGGAGACGGAACCTTTCAATTTAATGCCTCAAAAAAGATAAAAGTTACTGCTTACGGTGAAGCTACAATTTTATATAAAGGAGATGCAACCTTAAAAAAGGGACTAATAATTGGAGAGTCTAAAATAAGAAAAGTACAGTAG
- a CDS encoding threonine/serine ThrE exporter family protein yields the protein MKIPEKYQFIVALGKALHVYGIPSYKIQAYLTRVAEKQGITGSFMDTPTWINYVFYEEDNSYNYVECVPPGSLNLGALSRIAELTNKVIDSKIDNETIHKELNNIHAKTKKTNHLQSTLAYAASAGCFSIMIGTNLVSFAFSLLLGALIYFLVYLTSKSSYLENIFESLSALIATIICCLLTLIFPNFNLGLTILASIIIFIPGLAITTALEEITSKSLVSGSAKLFDAIILLFKQFFGVLLGLALMTSIVDIDLTYHVSEMPKWTLFFAIPIFSIALLPIFQVRKKDMFFGALTGIIAFFTTVLFSGYGVLISTFIGTLVVVGASRLFSLISKTPKTVFLIQGIVMLVPGSKSFMGLSNSFFNPSTTTGSANLFEQVAFILMGIIGGLLFAGTFRERNSRKIEVEPKK from the coding sequence ATGAAAATTCCAGAAAAATATCAATTTATAGTTGCGCTTGGAAAAGCGTTACATGTTTACGGTATTCCTTCTTATAAAATACAGGCTTACTTAACAAGAGTAGCAGAAAAACAAGGAATTACGGGTAGTTTTATGGATACTCCAACTTGGATTAATTATGTATTCTATGAAGAAGATAACTCTTATAATTATGTTGAGTGTGTTCCTCCAGGATCTCTAAATTTAGGAGCTTTATCTAGAATTGCTGAGCTAACCAATAAGGTTATTGATTCTAAAATTGATAATGAAACTATACATAAAGAATTAAATAATATACATGCAAAAACTAAGAAAACAAATCATTTACAGTCTACTTTGGCTTACGCTGCTTCTGCGGGTTGTTTTAGTATAATGATTGGTACTAATTTAGTTTCTTTTGCTTTTTCTTTATTACTAGGTGCACTTATATATTTTTTAGTCTATTTAACTAGTAAATCTAGTTATTTAGAAAATATCTTTGAATCTTTAAGTGCCTTAATTGCAACAATTATTTGTTGTTTATTAACGTTAATTTTTCCAAATTTTAATTTAGGTTTAACCATATTAGCTTCTATTATTATTTTTATTCCAGGGCTCGCAATTACTACTGCTTTAGAAGAAATAACTTCTAAAAGTTTGGTGTCTGGTAGCGCAAAGCTTTTTGATGCTATTATCTTATTATTTAAACAGTTTTTTGGCGTTTTACTTGGCTTAGCATTGATGACATCTATAGTAGATATTGATCTAACGTATCATGTATCTGAAATGCCAAAATGGACACTGTTTTTTGCTATTCCTATATTTTCAATAGCATTGTTACCAATATTTCAGGTGCGTAAAAAAGATATGTTTTTTGGTGCGTTAACAGGTATAATAGCATTTTTTACTACCGTTTTATTTTCTGGTTACGGAGTGTTAATTAGTACGTTTATTGGTACTTTGGTGGTTGTTGGAGCTAGTCGTTTATTTAGTTTGATTTCTAAAACTCCTAAAACAGTGTTTTTAATTCAAGGTATTGTAATGCTTGTTCCTGGAAGTAAATCTTTTATGGGTTTAAGTAACTCCTTTTTTAATCCGTCTACTACTACAGGTTCTGCAAATCTATTTGAACAAGTTGCTTTTATATTAATGGGAATTATTGGTGGACTTCTTTTTGCGGGTACTTTTAGAGAACGAAATTCCAGAAAAATTGAAGTAGAACCAAAAAAATAA
- the purL gene encoding phosphoribosylformylglycinamidine synthase yields the protein MIHFFGNKNSKVFAVQTTKELTSETIAKLTWLFGNQPKIDETSINAFFVGPRAAMITPWSTNAVEITQNMGISDIIRIEEFTASTEDFSDFDPMISEKFNGLNQDSFTVEIQPESVLEIDDIAAYNNQEGLSLSDEEVSYLESVATKIGRKLTDSEVFGFSQVNSEHCRHKIFNGTFVIDGEEMPTSLFKLIKETSKQNPNDIVSAYKDNVAFIKGPKVEQFAPKTADKPDFYETLDYESVISLKAETHNFPTTVEPFNGAATGSGGEIRDRLAGGKGSLPLAGTAVYMTSYSRLEEGRFWEDKFEARDWLYQTPMDILIKASNGASDFGNKFGQPLITGSVLTFEHEENSSSSDAAARKLGFDKVIMQAGGIGYGKAEQALKDTPKEGDKIVILGGENYRIGMGGAAVSSADTGEFASGIELNAVQRSNPEMQKRAANAVRGMVESEENFIVSIHDHGAGGHLNCLSELVEDTGGKIDLDALPVGDPTLSAKEIIGNESQERMGLVIAEKHIDTLQKIAERERSPIYTVGDVTGNDRFTFESKTTGEKPMDLALEDMFGSSPKTIMTDKTVVRNYKNSRYKIKNFKKYLEQVLQLEAVACKDWLTNKVDRCVGGKVAKQQCVGPLQIPLNNVGVMALDYNGKEGVATSIGHSPISALINPEAGSRNAITESLTNIIWAPLKDNLDSISLSANWMWPCKNEGEDARLYKAVKAVSEFSIGLGINVPTGKDSLSMKQKYPDGDVISPGTVIISAAGNCNEISKVVEPVLQVDGGNIYYINISQDNFKLGGSSFHQVLNTIGNEAPDVTNVDFVKNTFNTIQNLIKDNKITAGHDVASGGLITTLLEMCFADVNLGADLNITTLNEEDAIKVLFAENSGIVFQADASVETILSENNIEFFNIGTATNSGTVNIQNNEDAFSFDVSEMRDVWYKTSFLLDQKQTANGLAKDRFDNYKKQPLTYKFPENFTGKLPKIDKKKPKAAIIREKGSNSEREMANAMYLAGFDVKDVHMTDLISGRETLEDIQFIGAVGGFSNSDVLGSAKGWGGAFKYNEKANTALKNFFKREDTLSVGICNGAQLWMELDLINPDHKVHGKLVHNDSKKHESSFTSVKIQENNSVMLSSLAGTELGVWISHGEGKFNLPETEENYNIVAKYGYEGYPNNPNGSDFNTAMLCDKTGRHLVTMPHIERSTFQWNWANYPTNRKDEVTPWLEAFVNAKKWLTK from the coding sequence ATGATTCATTTCTTTGGAAACAAAAACAGTAAAGTATTTGCTGTTCAAACAACAAAAGAATTAACTTCAGAAACCATAGCCAAATTAACATGGTTATTTGGTAATCAACCTAAAATAGATGAAACTTCAATAAACGCTTTTTTTGTTGGACCTAGAGCTGCAATGATTACTCCTTGGAGTACAAATGCTGTAGAAATTACTCAAAACATGGGGATTTCTGACATTATCAGAATTGAAGAATTTACTGCTTCAACAGAAGATTTCTCTGATTTTGATCCAATGATTTCTGAAAAATTTAATGGATTAAATCAAGATAGTTTTACTGTTGAAATTCAACCAGAATCTGTTTTAGAAATTGATGATATTGCCGCTTATAACAACCAAGAAGGTTTATCTTTAAGTGATGAAGAAGTTTCTTATTTAGAAAGTGTTGCTACTAAAATAGGAAGAAAATTAACAGATTCTGAAGTATTTGGTTTTAGCCAAGTAAATTCAGAACACTGTAGACATAAAATATTTAACGGAACTTTTGTTATAGATGGAGAAGAAATGCCAACTTCACTATTCAAATTAATAAAAGAAACATCAAAACAAAATCCTAATGATATTGTTTCTGCATATAAAGACAATGTTGCTTTTATTAAAGGACCAAAAGTGGAACAATTTGCACCTAAAACAGCAGACAAACCAGACTTTTATGAAACATTAGATTACGAATCTGTAATATCTTTAAAAGCAGAAACACATAACTTTCCAACAACTGTAGAGCCTTTTAACGGAGCTGCAACAGGTTCTGGAGGAGAAATTAGAGATCGTTTGGCTGGAGGAAAAGGTTCTTTACCTTTAGCAGGAACAGCTGTTTATATGACTTCGTATTCTCGTTTAGAAGAAGGCCGTTTTTGGGAAGATAAGTTTGAAGCTAGAGATTGGTTGTACCAAACACCAATGGATATTTTAATAAAAGCATCTAATGGAGCGTCTGATTTTGGAAACAAATTTGGGCAACCTTTAATTACGGGTTCTGTGTTAACATTTGAGCATGAAGAAAATTCTTCTTCAAGTGATGCAGCTGCAAGAAAACTAGGTTTTGACAAAGTAATTATGCAAGCTGGTGGAATTGGATACGGAAAAGCAGAACAAGCTTTAAAAGACACACCAAAAGAAGGCGATAAAATTGTAATTCTTGGTGGAGAAAATTATAGAATTGGAATGGGTGGCGCTGCAGTTTCTTCTGCAGATACAGGAGAGTTTGCTTCAGGAATTGAATTAAACGCAGTACAACGTTCTAACCCAGAAATGCAAAAACGTGCTGCAAATGCAGTTCGTGGAATGGTAGAAAGTGAAGAAAACTTTATTGTTTCTATTCACGATCATGGAGCTGGTGGACATTTAAATTGTTTATCTGAATTAGTAGAAGACACTGGTGGAAAAATAGATTTAGACGCTTTACCTGTTGGAGATCCAACATTATCTGCAAAAGAAATTATTGGTAACGAATCTCAAGAAAGAATGGGATTGGTTATTGCAGAAAAACATATAGATACTTTACAAAAAATTGCAGAACGTGAGCGTTCGCCAATTTATACTGTTGGAGATGTTACAGGAAATGATCGTTTTACTTTTGAATCTAAAACTACTGGTGAAAAACCAATGGATTTAGCTTTAGAAGACATGTTTGGTTCATCACCTAAAACTATAATGACAGACAAGACTGTTGTTAGAAATTATAAAAATTCTAGATATAAAATTAAGAACTTTAAAAAATATTTAGAGCAAGTTTTACAATTAGAAGCTGTTGCTTGTAAAGATTGGTTAACAAATAAAGTAGACCGTTGTGTTGGTGGTAAAGTTGCCAAACAACAATGTGTTGGTCCTTTACAAATTCCGTTAAATAATGTTGGTGTTATGGCACTAGATTATAACGGAAAAGAAGGTGTGGCAACAAGTATTGGCCACTCGCCTATTTCGGCTTTAATTAATCCTGAAGCTGGAAGTAGAAATGCCATTACAGAAAGTTTAACCAACATTATTTGGGCGCCTTTAAAAGATAATTTAGATTCAATTTCTTTATCTGCAAACTGGATGTGGCCTTGTAAAAATGAAGGTGAAGATGCTCGTTTATATAAAGCTGTTAAAGCGGTTTCAGAATTTTCTATCGGTTTAGGAATCAATGTTCCTACAGGTAAAGATTCTTTATCTATGAAACAAAAATATCCTGATGGAGATGTAATTTCTCCGGGAACTGTAATTATTTCAGCTGCAGGAAACTGTAACGAAATTAGTAAAGTTGTAGAGCCTGTTCTACAAGTTGATGGTGGAAATATCTACTATATTAATATTTCTCAAGACAATTTTAAATTAGGAGGAAGTTCTTTTCACCAAGTATTAAATACCATTGGAAATGAAGCGCCAGATGTAACCAATGTTGATTTTGTAAAAAACACTTTTAATACAATTCAGAATTTAATAAAAGATAATAAAATCACAGCAGGACACGATGTTGCTTCTGGTGGTTTAATTACAACTTTATTAGAAATGTGTTTTGCTGATGTTAATTTAGGAGCCGATTTAAACATTACTACTTTAAATGAAGAAGATGCTATAAAAGTTTTATTTGCTGAAAATAGCGGAATTGTTTTTCAAGCGGATGCTTCTGTAGAAACAATTTTATCAGAAAATAATATTGAGTTTTTTAATATTGGAACTGCAACTAATTCAGGAACTGTAAACATTCAAAATAACGAAGATGCTTTTTCTTTTGATGTTTCTGAAATGAGAGACGTTTGGTATAAGACCTCTTTCCTACTGGATCAAAAACAAACAGCAAACGGTTTAGCAAAAGATCGTTTTGATAATTATAAAAAGCAACCGTTAACTTATAAGTTCCCCGAAAATTTTACAGGAAAATTACCTAAAATCGATAAAAAGAAGCCAAAAGCTGCAATTATTAGAGAAAAAGGAAGTAATTCTGAACGTGAAATGGCAAATGCCATGTATTTAGCTGGTTTTGACGTAAAAGATGTTCACATGACCGATTTAATTTCTGGGCGTGAAACATTAGAAGATATTCAGTTTATTGGAGCCGTTGGTGGTTTCTCTAATTCAGATGTTTTAGGTTCTGCAAAAGGTTGGGGTGGAGCATTTAAATACAACGAAAAAGCAAATACAGCTTTAAAAAACTTCTTTAAAAGAGAAGATACATTATCTGTTGGTATTTGTAACGGTGCACAATTATGGATGGAATTAGATTTAATAAACCCAGATCATAAAGTACACGGAAAATTAGTGCATAACGATTCTAAAAAACACGAGAGTTCTTTTACTTCTGTAAAAATTCAAGAAAATAATTCTGTAATGTTATCTAGTTTAGCAGGAACGGAATTAGGTGTTTGGATTTCTCATGGAGAAGGAAAATTTAACTTACCAGAAACGGAAGAAAACTATAATATTGTTGCAAAATACGGTTATGAAGGATACCCAAATAACCCAAATGGTTCAGATTTTAACACAGCAATGTTATGTGATAAAACAGGAAGACATTTAGTAACAATGCCACATATTGAGCGTTCTACTTTTCAATGGAACTGGGCAAACTACCCAACAAACAGAAAAGATGAAGTTACGCCTTGGTTAGAAGCGTTTGTAAATGCTAAAAAATGGTTAACAAAATAA